AATAAAAAGACTGCTAGGTAGAGAACTTACAAGCGGAGATTAGTCCCCCAGCTGAGCTCCTCTCAGAGTACAATTCCAGGTATTCACCAAATCAGAGGAGGGTTTGAAGAGTGTCCTCTGCATTATTGGTaggaaaatgcttaaagggacatgaaaaaaaaccaaaatgtttctttcatggttcagatacaattttatacaactttccaatttattatcaaatgttcttcgttttcgtatcctttgttgaaatggtgGAAGGTAAGCTCAGAAGAGTGCACGTGCCTGCAGtaatatatggcagcacttttgtaaccatgttatacattagcaagagcactagatggcagcactatttcctgttatgtagtactaatgttatacattagcaagagcactagatggcagcactatttccagtcatgtagtactaatgttatatattagcaagagaactagagggcagcacaatttcctgttatgtagtactaatgttatacataagcaagagcactagatggcagcactatttcctgtcatgaagtactaatgttatacatcagcaagagcactagatggcagcactatttcctgtcatgtagtactaatgttatacattagcaagagcactagatggcagcactatttcctgtcatgtagtgctaatgttatacattagcaagagcactagatggcagcactatttcctgtcatgtagtactaatgttatacaatagcaagagcactagatggcagcactatttcctgtcatgtagtactaatgttatacattagcaagagcactagatggcagcactatttcctgtcatgtagtactaatgttatacattagcaagagcactagatggcagcactatttcctgtcatgtagtactaatgttatacattaacaagagcactagatggcagcactatttcctgtcatgtagtactaatgttacacattagcaagagcactagatggcagcactatttcctgtcatgtagtactaatgttatacattagcaagagcactagatggcagcactatttcctgtcatgtagtactattgttatacattagcaagagcactagatggcagcactatttcctatcatgtagtactgttttacattagcaagagcactagatggcagcactatttcctgtcatgtagtactaatgttatacattagcaagagcactagatggcagcactattacctgtcatgtagtactaatgttatacattagcaagagcactagagggcagcactatttcctgttatgtagtactaatgttatacattagcaagagcactagagggcagcactatttcctgtcatgtagtactaatgttatacatcatcaagagcactaggtggcagcactatttcctgtcatgtagtgctaatgttatacattagcaagagcactagatggcagcactatttcctgtcatgtagtgctaatgttatacattagcaagagcactagagggcagcactatttcctgtcatgtagtactaatgtaatacattagcaagagcactagatggcagcactatttcctgttatgtagtactaatgttatacattagcaagagcactagataacagcactatttcctgtcatgtagtactaatgttatacattagcaagagcactagataacagcactatttcctgtcatgtagtactaatgttatacattagcaagagcactagatggcagcactattacctgtcatgtagtactaatgttttacattagcaagagcactagatggcagcactattacctgtcatgtagtactaatgttacacattagcaagagcactagatggcagcactatttcctgtcatgtagtactcatgTTTTACATtatcaggagcactagatggcagcactatttcctgtcatgtagtgctaaagttatacagtagcaagagcactagagggcaacactatttcctgtcatgtagtactaaagtTATACagtaacaagagcactagagggcagcactatttcccgtcatgtagtactaatgttatacattagcaagagcactagaggccagcactatttcctgtcatgtagtactaaagttatacagtagcaagagcactaggagggcagcactatttcctgtcatgtagtactaatgttatacattagcaagagcactagatggcagcactatttcctgtcatgtagtactaatgttatacattagcaagagcactagatggcagcactatttcatgtcatgtagtactaatgttatacattagcaagagcactagatggcagcactatttcctgtcatgtagtactaatgttatgcattagcaagagcactagagggcagcactatttactgtcatgtagtactaatgttatacattagcaagagcactagatggcagcactatttcctgtcatgtagtactaatgttatacattagcaagagcactagatggcagcactatttcctgtcatgtagtactaatgttatacattagcaagagcactagatggcagcattatttcatgtcatgtagtactaatgttatacattagcaagagcactagatggcagcactatttcctgtcatgtagtactatttttatacattaacaagagcactagatgacagcactatttcctgtacacgctacctatctagatatctcttcaacaaagaattacatgagaacaaagcaaatttgataatagcagtaaattggaaacgtttttaaattgtatgttctgtctgaatcatgagagaaaaatttggggtttcacgtccctttaggtCTAAAAATGGTGAATTCTCTAGTCCTGAAAACTGAAGGAGCACATGGCAGCCTCACAAGCCTGCTACTGTCACATACATGTCCCTGATTTGCATTTTGTTATCTTATCATTTTTGCGGAAGCACAAACAATGGAGATTtcgctaacataatgacagtggcaagtCCTGTCATTTCTAGACTCAAGTCTGGATTAGCTCTTTCAACTAAGGAAAATGGACAGTGGAGTTTGAACTCTGAAAactgttgcagcaaacaaggttaaCCTGCTCTAATATTCAGACTGCAATATTAGAGCACAAggtctctactgtccctttaaagttctctgtgttgattttgaaactaacaggaagtgaaatTAAGTGCATTACTGGTCTGTGTGGtagaatctcattggctgattagcAAAACTCCCACAGCTCTATTGGTAGAAAGTGAcacccatttagccaccaatcagcaggcgctatccgggtgctgaacccaaaatgggcaggctcctaagatttacattactgctttttcaaataaagatagcaagagaatcactttttttttaataggagtaaattagaaagttgcttaaaattgctgctctatctgaatcatgatagaaaaaaatgtgggttttgcgtccctttaatgaaagaatCACTACATAACGAAGAAACCACTATAAAGGACTAGGATCCAATGGCGAAGACACCAAATAATGTTTACAGAAAATACAACTCAGAAAGCTCATATATACTATACGctagctactactttaacattatttaaagggacatgaaacaaaaaaaaatgtctgtCATCATTcctgtagagcatacaatttcaaacaacgttccaattgacttccaatgtcaaatgtgctttgttcttttagtattgtttgttgaaaggcatacccaaGTATCCttgtgagcagcaatgcactactgggcgctagctgataattggtggctgcacatatatgcctcttgtcattggctcatcagaggtgttcagctagcttccaagagttaattgctgctcctaagcctacctatgtttactcttaaacaaaggatacaatgagaacaaagcaaatttgataatagaagaataaTTTTAACATAGCCAAACTCCCCTAAACACTAGCAGGATATGGCCAGTGAAGTCTGTAATGTGCGCACCACTTTGagtgtttaatttttattaactatattataaaATCTGAAAGACAATAAAGTTAATGTAACATAAGAATAAATAACTTTGCCCCTTATTACAAGGAATTTGAAACAATCAAATCCCGCCCACGAGGTACCTGCACGTCCAGTCGTGCACCGTGTAAGTAATGGCACAAACAAGAACTCTTAGCATATGCAGAAACGTCTCACTAGTTTGCTTAGAGTGGGTTATATTAGCATTTTTTATAAAGTCTGTCTAATGTATTAAACACGTCCCTGCACTTGTTTGTTTTTCTGAATAATGCTCTCTATTAACCTAATACAGCTACTGTTTGCTATATACTCATAAGTCAGCAACTACATAGATATGTGAAAGGGGTGGTTTTGAAACTGAATGCTGGTTCATGAAAACAAAAGATGGAGTTACCATTCACAATGTGTAATCTTGCCCTCTTTGGGGCGAACCCAAATGAAACCAGAAAATGctgctataaaatgtatttatttaaaaccacaGCATCAAAATGTTTGAAGGCATAAGAATGCTTTATATTCTTCTTCACAAATTGGTTTTAGTGTTTATTAACTACAGTTTAACGGctctttaaataaaacaaaaatgtccaaACTATATGAGACATGGAGACACATTTTtggtaacttaaaaataattaacagcacaattgaactttttttttttttttacactatggaatccatatgtatttttttatgtctaACAAGATGCGCTGACTGAGTGAATCTTCTGCCGCATTCATTACAGACGTACGGCCTATGAGCTTGGTGGATTTTCTCATGGCGAACAAGGTCTGATCTGGAGATGAAGCACTTCCCGCACTGACTACAGGCGTACGGTCTTTCTCCTGTATGTTTTCTCTGGTGTATACGAAGATGGAATCTGCTAACATAGCTTTTACCGCAATCACTACAAATGTACGTTCCTTCTCCTGTATGGAGTTTTTGGTGGGCAGCAAAATATGCACGACTGATAAAACTCTTTCCACACTCATTGCATGAAAATGGTCGTTCTCCAGTATGCGTCCTCTGATGGATCACCAGACTAGATCCTTGCGTATAACTCTTACCGCATTCACCACACACATAAGGTCTGTTGCCAGTGTGCAATACCAGTTGTTTAGTAAGGTCTTTATCAAACGGGTTTGATTTCTCTCCGGTATGAGACATTTGATGTCTAATAAGATGTGCATTCTGTAAAAAACTCTTCCCACATTCACTGCAAATAAAGGGTCGTGTCTTACTATGGGTTTTCAGGTGACAAGTAAGATGCGATTTGGAAATAAAGtgtttcccacactctgtacaagtgTAAGGTTTCTCTCCAGTATGAGTTCTACGATGTACGGAAAGGTGTAAGCTCCGAAAAAACTGTTTCCCACAATCATTGCATACGTACGTCTTATGGATAGCGTCTATGTTACTAGAAAAGTCCATAGATTTTTCCAAATCAGTATTCACTTGACTTGCATCTTCCAAAGCGCTATCCTTCAGAGAACTGCACACATTCATGTCTTCTTCAGTGTAATTAAACTGTATCACTTCTATGTCATCTTCATGACCAATTTTACCACCACCACCAATGAGTTGTTCCTCAACACAAGCATTGACGTAATTGTTTTGTGACATATCACCTCTTCCGTGTGACGATTCCCTTAGCATTAAATCTTTAGAACGTCCTAGATTGAATTCTTTGTCATAGGCTAATCCCTGAGGGGTGTCATCTTCAACTACTATGATTCCTCTTGGAGCAATAGCTCGAAACTTTTCCAACTTGACTTCCCTTCTGGCTCCAATgtctacacaagaataaaacaaacATGACAGAATAAAAGTGAAAGACAGTACTACTAATTTTGCTTACTTTTTTAAGCACATGAGGCATGTATGTGtgggggtatgtgtgtgtatatatatatatatatatatatatatatatatatacacatacatacacacatatatacacacacacattctttctacaTTTTAAACGGAGTCAACTTTTTATCTACTAataaactagtgtgtgtgtgtgtgtgtgtgtgtgtgtgtgtgtatgcatgcatacataaaaatatacacatttatatatttttataaataatacaGAAAACACTAACCAGTttcttaaataaaatacatttaaaaatgtgtatataaatatatatacgttgattggagtagccgtgttagtccagagatttagatatcaaaataacaagagtattgcattgagcaatgatacttttttattggactaactatacattataAAATGACAagtttcggaagaatgtcttcatttttcaagtctgaagcaatactgaccaatttgatggaatttacagattatctcttaaaacataggatggctaaaaagacagaaagtgttacagaggtctgaatgcagggggaggagggggtgtcgtaaatatcatgaggggggtttaggagacagaggacgatagtgtcagtaaaggataacagacaggagaaatatatggttatacacaaagcatatactgatataaagacctctgtaacactttctgtctttctagccatcctatgttttaaaaaataatctgtaaattccatcatatTAGTCAGTATtgtttcagacttgaaaaaggaagacattcttccgaaagcgtgtcatcttataaatgtatagttagtccaataaaaaggtatcattgctcaatgcaatactcttgttattttgatatatatatatatctatatctatataacagACACACTAACAttactatctctctctatctatctatctatatatatatatatactctccacacaaaaaaaaacaactttgccaGTCGAGTgaaattatgaagtagccgggtggtgacagattaatattttgcaatataataatattttctgttatttatatatatatataatatatatatatatatatatatatatatatatatatatatatatatatatatatatatatatatataaaaatacacagatttaagggatccaagcactcactgtttgttgaaatgcctgggtgcactctatggtagataggtagaattTTCTTGagtaaagaagaggcactcacaggtcttattaggtataaatacttttattagttcataggtttaGGTCAACGTTtcagtcctcgcagggacctttgtcaagaccgtTCTATATACAGAGATACAAAAGTGAGGGTAAATGATAGATTCATCAAAGGGGAATAGACACATCACAGGGTAAAGGACTAATACTACCCATGGCGGTAtagaaataaaaagacaaataaGAAAGCAAGAGAAGGGAGATACAGGGGCAAACGTTTGTCAGTTTTAAAACAATGTAAAGTACATAGATACAGGCGTGTAGTGAGCAGATAGTGAAATCTTACAGGTCATGAGAAGAGACCAGAGTCTAGTATGTCAGAGATTTATAGCAAGATATGTGAAAGAACAAAACTAATATGAAGTAGACAAAAAtgaatgcatatatacatatatggggacACATGGTCTAACGACTCAACAGTTGGAAACAGCTTAAAAGTTGTACACTCATAAGGGGGCATCAGGGGGATCACATAAGTACTCAGAGGAGTGACATACAGTAAAAACTGGCAAGTCATTAAAGCTGAACAAACTAGTGCCcataaaatcaaaagaaaaaagaaaatcaagAAACATTCAAGAAAAAACATCAAGAAAAAGCATCAAGAAAAAGGCTCAAGAAAAAAAGGCCCTAAATTGCGTTTAAAATCACATAGTGTCCACACTTTTTAACATCAACAGGGTAGAGCCATATCTTTAATGTAAGGTTGCAAGTTAGCTAGGATACGAATAAGGCATTTGAACTGTATCATTTATATGCTAACCGGTATGTGTATGTTCATAACTGATCGTTCTTAAACAAGCTATGCAAGTGAATATGCGCAACCGTTTCAATATATTAGCCTCTGCATGGAGCCAGTTAATTTAGTCAAATAGACCCCCCACGGTCTGGTAGAAATATGCGCTATACTAGGCATAAGTAAGTAAGTGTAACAGACCAGCGTCTAATACAGGCGTGTATTCTCACCTTGGCAAACTTCAATGGTAGGCGTTCAGTGGTGAGCAGATTGTTATCTGCGCAGCCTTTATATACCCTGCCTGTGTcggcgtcagatgacgtcacacgtAGTGTTAGAGTGAGGTTGCCATGGTGATGAGTCACATAGTaaattgcggggggggggggaagtattaACAGTGTAGACGGCATGAAAAGTAAATAAGAACAATAAATAAGCAGCAGTCAATAACGGCATATTATTGTGTGTAAAAGATCATTGTTAGTACATGGCCTCTAGTGCAGAGTACTTGTGGTTGGTGGAAATAAAGGGTGGacaaaatgtgtatgtatgtgtataacggGGAGCAGGCAAGGATCAGCACACAGGAACCACAGAGGGCTGTTCCAGTAGTGAGAACAAGCAagctaaatgtttaaaaagttccAGAATGTAGGAGTATCAATCATATAGCAGAAATATTCATAGAgttttatctgtgtgtatgtagttAATAACATAGGCTTCAATATGAGAATCGATATCTATGTGACTGAAGGAGTAATGCATACCATCAATATATATTCACATCTAGATGGGAGACTTCAAATtagatcagggggggggggggggcaaatgtaCAAGGAGATCAGCAGGTTACAATATACATTGTTTAACATACAAAAATGTACATAGGGAGGAGGTGTAAATGCACTTGTAGATAAGCTAGTAGAAAAGGGCATAGTCAATGCTGGTGTTTAATCCCTTTGGTATCAATGTCTCTAGGCGGTGTATCCATTTGGCCTCTCTTTTGAGAAGTTCATTgttcctgtctccccctctttttagGGGTGGTACCCAGTCAATGAGGATGGACCTCAACATGGCTACACTGTGGCCCTGCTGCATAAAAtgtcgtgccaccggttggtcactcttctTGTCTTTAATGGCTTTTCTGATGGCGCTGCGGTGGTTAGCTAACCTCTCCTTAAAGGTAGTACTCGTTTTCCCAACGTAATAAAGTCCACATGGACAAATAATCACATAAACAACAAACTCTGTTGTGCAGGTTAGTCTGTGTTGTATCTGTAATGTCCTTCCATTGTGTGGATGGTGGAATTTGGGGCCAGTAATAAAGGAGTTGCAAGTAACACAATTCCCGCAGCTATAGCACCCTTTCTTGGGTGTTGGTAACCATCCTTTGTGTGTCTGGTCTGGTTCAAATGTTGTTTTCACAAGAACATCCCGAAGGCTGCTGGTTCTGCTATATACCATTCTAGGTGGTGGTTGGTTATAGAATGGAAGTGTGGGATCCTGGTTCAGTATAAACCAATTCTTAGTTATTGTATTTTGGACAGATCTGCTGGTGGGATTAAAAGTGACCATCATGTTCATACGGTCCTCTTTGGTCTTCACTCCAGTGGCCTTGTAGAGTAGATCATCCTGCGTCTTGTTACAGATGTCTTTCATGACTTCTTCAACTTCTGTGAGCTTGTATCCTCTCTGTAGGAATTTCCTCCTCATTGCTTCGAGTTGTATTCCTTTGTTTTGTTCACTGCTGTTGTTACGTATCACTCTCAGCATTTGAGACCTAATTATTCCTTTCTTTAGTGCTGGTGGATGATATGAATTTGCTGTCAGAAGGGAATTGCGGTCTGTAAGTTTGGAGTAGAGCGTTGTGCCGATCTTTGTGTCAGTGTTTGAGTTATCCTTATAGATCTCGATGTCCAAAAAGTGGATGCTCTGTTTGTTATATTCCATTTTAAACTTCACATATGGCAGTGCGTTATCTGTTTCATTGTACCACTGTAGAAGGTCTTCTTCATTGCCATTCCATATCAGgaagatgtcatcaatgtacctccggTATGTGCTGATTTTGTCCATATTCTTTGAAAAGATGTACTTCTCTTCGAACCAGGCCATGAAGAGATTGGCGCCATCAGAAAAGCCATTAAAGACAagaagagtgaccaaccggtggcacgacaTTTTATGCAGCAGGGCCACAGTGTAGCCATGTTGAGGTCCATCCTCATTGACTGGGTACCACCCctaaaaagagggggagacaggaacAATGAACTTCTCAAAAGAGAGGCCAAATGGATACACCGCCTAGAGACATTGATACCAAAGGGATTAAACACCAGCATTGACTATGCCCTTTTCTACTAGCTTATCTACAAGTGCATTTACACCCCCTCCCTATGTACATTTTTGTATGTTAAACAATGTATATTGTAACCTGCTGATCTCTTTGTACATTTGCCCCCCCTCCCCTGACCTAATTTGAAGTCTCCCATCTAGATGTGAATATATATTGATGGTATGCATTACTCCTTCTGTCACAGTCACATAGATATCGATTCTCATATTGAAGCCTATGTTATTaactacatacacacagataaaacTCTATGAATATTTCTGCTATATGATTGATACTCCTACATTCTggaactttttaaacatttagctTGCTTGTTCTCACTACTGGAACAGCCCTCTGTGGTTCCTGTGTGCTGATCCTTGCCTGCTCCccgttatacacatacatacacattttgtCCACCCTTTATTTCCACCAACCACAAGTACTCTGCACTAGAGGCCATGTACTAACAATGATCTTTTACACACAATAATATGCCGTTATTGACTGCTGCTTATTTATTGTTCTTATTTACTTTTCATGCCGTCTACACTGTtaatacttccccccccccccgcaatttACTATGTGACTCATCACCATGGCAACCTCACTCTAACACTacgtgtgacgtcatctgacgccgACACAGGCAGGGTATATAAAGGCTGCGCAGATAACAATCTGCTCACCACTGAACGCCTACCATTGAAGTTTGCCAAGGTGAGAATACACGCCTGTATTAGACGCTGGTCTGTTACACTTACTTATGCCTAGTATAGCGCATATTTCTACCAGACCGTGGGGGGTCTATTTGACTAAATTAACTGGCTCCATGCAGAGGCTAATATATTGACACGGTTGCGCATATTCACTTGCATAGCTTGTTTAAGAACGATCAGTTATGAACATACACATACCGGTTAGCATATAAATGATACAGTTCAAATGCCTTATTCGTATCCTAGCTAACTTGCAACCTTACATTAAAGATATGGCTCTACCCTGTTGATGTTAAAAAGTGTGGACACTATGTGATTTTAAACGCAATTTAGGGCCTTTTTTTCTTGAGCCTTTTTCTTGATGCTTTTTCTTGATGTTTTTTCTTGAATGTTTcttgattttcttttttcttttgattttatgGGCACTAGTTTGTTCAGCTTTAATGACTTGCCAGTTTTTACTGTATGTCACTCCTCTGAGTACTTATGTGATCCCCCTGATGCCCCCTTATGAGTGTACAACTTTTAAGCTGTTTCCAACTGTTGAGTCGTTAGACCATGTgtccccatatatgtatatatgcattcaTTTTTGTCTACTTCATATTAGTTTTGTTCTTTAACATATCTTGCTATAAATCTCTGACATACTAGACTCTGGTCTCTTCTCATGACCTGTAAGATTTCACTATCTGCTCGCTACACGCCTGTATCTATGTACTTTACATTGTTTTAAAACTGACAAACGTTTGCCCCTGTATCTCCCTTCTCTTGCTTTCttatttgtctttttatttctaTACCGCCATGGGTAGTATTAGTCCTTTACCCTGTGATGTGTCTATTCCCCTTTGATGAATCTATCATTTACCCTCACTTTTGTATCTCTGTATATAGAacggtcttgacaaaggtccctgcgaggaccgaaacgttgacctaaacctatgaactaataaaagtatttatacctaataagacctgtgagtgcctcttctttactcaagaaatatatatatatatatatatttaaatttaagttatcCAAAGCACACtaattacataatttaacataaattgatttactgATAATGTGTGCATAAAacattgaaaaaattattttagaaaggcaaattttagcttttttattattatgtatttatatgtgtatttacatacacatataaacacacacacaacacacagagaaagtccagcactcatttgcaagtactcagctaagattaaaagcaaaactagaagagttagttaccgcatctggtcaaatgggacaagcccaggtaccacgtcaaggtctctcccaaaacctgggtccctagtacagccacacaatgcaagctctcaatcaaactgggaacaagtcaagggttgacagacttatgtaatcaccctagacatatacaaaacacggaaggggactgcactctcagactggactgggtaaacatcctataaccctgcaaaatgcacagccccgggtgttcaatagcactcacaggtagctgtaccatccccagagtcccaggcagtttaccccagacaagtctgggtgcacg
The nucleotide sequence above comes from Bombina bombina isolate aBomBom1 chromosome 7, aBomBom1.pri, whole genome shotgun sequence. Encoded proteins:
- the LOC128667163 gene encoding zinc finger protein 568 isoform X1; protein product: MMETEKKPITEKILDHTLEIICLLTGEDCAVVKNDGSVPSAFCKPQKSTSQPRERNSRLMTREKVLDQVSKILQLLTGEMFIKELKYLEEQKEPHKDASMESYQVFSSVDCVALNGKAVVNVKQENSSLSVRQENQEKAALEVLTPDIGARREVKLEKFRAIAPRGIIVVEDDTPQGLAYDKEFNLGRSKDLMLRESSHGRGDMSQNNYVNACVEEQLIGGGGKIGHEDDIEVIQFNYTEEDMNVCSSLKDSALEDASQVNTDLEKSMDFSSNIDAIHKTYVCNDCGKQFFRSLHLSVHRRTHTGEKPYTCTECGKHFISKSHLTCHLKTHSKTRPFICSECGKSFLQNAHLIRHQMSHTGEKSNPFDKDLTKQLVLHTGNRPYVCGECGKSYTQGSSLVIHQRTHTGERPFSCNECGKSFISRAYFAAHQKLHTGEGTYICSDCGKSYVSRFHLRIHQRKHTGERPYACSQCGKCFISRSDLVRHEKIHQAHRPYVCNECGRRFTQSAHLVRHKKIHMDSIV